One segment of Pseudomonadota bacterium DNA contains the following:
- a CDS encoding class I SAM-dependent methyltransferase: MVKYVLAALALKAFSLNDATKKAYRSIGNVVGQRARQNTGIGVYVERGDLFVALCKKYGAVPAQAQAFELGTEWMHWYSLYLRLYFDLHITMLDVWDNRQLAALQTESSKHPAGFKGDVGRLDTIVAAPSFGALYDALGLCYVIEPDGSPRQFADGAFDLIFSFHCLEHVPIGNVKDLLADFHRTLKPGGYMIHQIGIDDYLQHYDPTESPKTYLRFSDRPGSSCSKRRTIFQSAPGLRLDRPDWLRGFHAAGADRGDRRRGRFADRAGFQALSAGRAGLHHSDLGAPKAALGVPKTALNRSPRKGVPPLE, translated from the coding sequence ATGGTCAAGTATGTCCTGGCCGCGCTGGCCCTGAAGGCATTCTCGCTCAACGATGCCACCAAGAAGGCCTATCGCTCGATCGGCAATGTCGTGGGCCAGCGTGCCCGACAAAATACCGGCATCGGTGTCTATGTCGAGCGCGGGGATCTATTCGTGGCTCTGTGCAAGAAGTATGGCGCCGTCCCGGCGCAAGCCCAGGCCTTCGAGCTGGGCACCGAATGGATGCACTGGTATTCGCTGTACCTGCGCCTCTACTTCGATCTTCACATCACCATGCTCGACGTCTGGGACAACCGACAGTTGGCGGCGCTCCAGACGGAAAGCTCAAAGCACCCTGCCGGGTTCAAGGGAGATGTCGGCCGATTGGATACGATCGTCGCGGCGCCGAGCTTCGGGGCACTGTACGATGCCTTGGGCCTCTGCTATGTCATCGAACCCGACGGCAGCCCTCGACAGTTCGCGGACGGCGCCTTCGACCTGATCTTCAGCTTCCATTGCTTGGAGCACGTCCCCATCGGAAACGTCAAGGATCTCTTGGCCGATTTTCACCGCACCCTCAAACCGGGCGGTTACATGATCCATCAGATCGGGATCGACGATTATCTCCAGCATTACGACCCGACCGAGTCGCCCAAGACTTATCTGCGTTTCTCCGACCGGCCTGGAAGCTCCTGTTCGAAACGACGTACAATATTTCAATCGGCTCCAGGCCTGCGACTGGATCGACCGGATTGGCTCCGCGGGTTTCATGCTGCTGGAGCGGATCGCGGAGACCGCAGACGTGGACGGTTTGCCGATCGCGCCGGGTTTCAGGCACTATCGGCAGGAAGAGCTGGCTTGCACCATTCTGACCTTGGTGCACCAAAAGCCGCCCTTGGTGTACCAAAAACCGCATTGAACAGGAGTCCGCGCAAAGGGGTGCCCCCCTTGGAATGA
- a CDS encoding FHA domain-containing protein, which yields MAKLVLSLGGAFQAEFPLNKERMTIGRKPDNDVQVDNLAVSGKHALIITILDDSFVEDLGSTNGTYVNGKLIKKHALRHGDVMGIGKHEVKYVNEHATADDEELEKTIVMKPGSASAAAAIAKALGRATPPPAPAPASPAATAQAPRLPLGKLHILTGPIAGKQLELTKASLTLGRPGVQVAVISRRAEGYFLTHIEGQAGGLPKFPIVNGDSVGPRSYQLRNHDVIELAGIKMEFVSVS from the coding sequence ATGGCAAAACTCGTTCTCAGCCTCGGCGGGGCCTTCCAGGCGGAATTTCCCTTGAACAAAGAGCGCATGACCATCGGGCGCAAACCGGACAACGACGTCCAGGTCGACAACCTCGCGGTCAGCGGCAAGCACGCGCTCATCATCACCATCCTCGACGACTCGTTCGTCGAGGACCTGGGGAGCACCAACGGCACCTACGTCAACGGCAAGCTCATCAAGAAGCACGCGCTGCGGCACGGCGACGTGATGGGGATCGGCAAGCACGAGGTCAAATACGTCAACGAGCATGCCACGGCCGATGACGAGGAGCTGGAGAAGACCATCGTCATGAAACCGGGCTCGGCGAGCGCCGCGGCCGCGATTGCCAAGGCCCTGGGACGCGCGACGCCCCCGCCGGCACCCGCACCGGCGTCCCCCGCCGCCACGGCGCAGGCGCCCCGCCTGCCACTCGGGAAGCTGCACATCCTCACCGGCCCCATCGCCGGAAAGCAACTGGAGCTGACCAAGGCCTCCCTCACGCTCGGGCGACCCGGCGTGCAGGTGGCGGTGATCTCCAGGCGCGCCGAAGGCTATTTCTTGACGCACATCGAGGGACAAGCCGGCGGCTTGCCCAAGTTCCCCATCGTCAACGGCGACTCAGTCGGGCCGCGCAGCTACCAGCTCAGGAACCACGACGTCATCGAGTTGGCCGGGATCAAGATGGAGTTCGTCTCGGTATCCTGA
- the nth gene encoding endonuclease III translates to MNARTRLEVFERLKAHNPRPTTELRYSSPFQLLVAVILSAQATDVAVNKVTERLFAVAGTPAAMLRLGINGLREHIKTIGLYNAKAGNIIKTSALLVERHGGRVPAQRGALEALPGVGRKTANVVLNTAFGEPTIAVDTHIFRVANRTGLAPGRTPLAVEKRLLRAVPKAFRKDAHHWLILHGRYICTAHKPRCGECLMADLCEWPMNPTRPCRLRTA, encoded by the coding sequence GTGAACGCCCGCACACGCCTCGAGGTATTCGAACGCCTAAAGGCGCACAATCCCCGTCCCACGACCGAGCTCCGCTATTCGAGTCCGTTCCAGCTCCTGGTCGCGGTGATCCTCTCGGCGCAAGCCACCGATGTCGCCGTCAACAAGGTCACCGAGCGCCTCTTCGCCGTGGCCGGCACACCGGCCGCGATGCTCCGCCTCGGGATCAACGGGCTTCGCGAGCATATCAAGACCATCGGGCTCTACAACGCCAAGGCCGGCAACATCATCAAGACGTCCGCCCTCCTCGTGGAACGCCATGGCGGTCGGGTGCCGGCGCAACGCGGCGCGCTCGAGGCCCTGCCCGGGGTCGGGCGCAAGACCGCCAACGTGGTCCTCAATACCGCCTTCGGTGAACCCACCATCGCGGTGGATACCCATATCTTCCGGGTCGCCAACCGTACCGGCCTAGCACCCGGCCGGACGCCGCTCGCCGTCGAGAAGCGCCTCTTGCGGGCGGTGCCGAAGGCGTTCCGGAAGGACGCGCATCACTGGTTGATCCTGCACGGGCGCTATATCTGCACGGCCCACAAGCCGCGTTGCGGGGAGTGCCTCATGGCCGATCTGTGCGAGTGGCCCATGAACCCGACGCGCCCGTGCCGCTTGCGGACGGCTTAG
- a CDS encoding class I SAM-dependent rRNA methyltransferase has product MDLPLLVLKKGEERRLRAGHLWVYGNEVDAGETPLHSFAPGQPVVVRAKAGTLLGTAYVNPHTLICARLVSGDPEEPFARPLIVRRLQQALGLRERLFRDPYYRLVYGEGDFLPGLIVDRYGGMLVVQFNTAGMERAEAEVIDALMEVVAPEVILLRNDSPARRIEGLDTHVRTACGVVPEEVALTEYGARFEVPIACGQKTGWYYDHRENRERMLRYAGGARVLDAFSYLGAWGIEAAVAGAERVVCIESSPIAAASIARHAAINQVADRVEVVQADVFDTLKSFDRSGVRFDLVVLDPPAFIKRRKDLEEGSLAYRRLNLLAMTLLSAGGTLVSASCSSHLAPEQFVDALRRAARRLDRDLQVIAQGHQSPDHPVHPAIPETNYLKTLFCRVL; this is encoded by the coding sequence ATGGACTTGCCGTTACTGGTGCTGAAAAAGGGCGAGGAGCGCCGCCTGCGCGCCGGCCATCTCTGGGTCTATGGCAACGAGGTCGATGCCGGCGAGACCCCCCTGCACAGCTTCGCGCCCGGACAGCCGGTCGTGGTGCGGGCCAAGGCCGGTACGCTGCTCGGCACGGCCTATGTCAACCCGCACACGCTCATCTGCGCGCGCCTCGTGAGCGGGGACCCGGAAGAGCCGTTCGCAAGACCTCTCATCGTCCGGCGTCTGCAACAGGCGCTCGGTCTCCGGGAGCGGCTGTTCCGGGACCCCTATTACCGCTTGGTCTACGGCGAGGGCGATTTCCTGCCGGGGCTGATCGTCGATCGCTACGGCGGGATGCTGGTGGTCCAGTTCAATACGGCCGGAATGGAGCGCGCAGAGGCCGAGGTCATCGATGCACTCATGGAGGTCGTGGCCCCCGAGGTCATCCTCCTGCGCAATGATTCGCCAGCCCGCCGGATCGAGGGTCTGGATACCCACGTGCGCACGGCCTGCGGGGTGGTCCCGGAGGAAGTGGCCTTGACCGAGTATGGTGCGCGCTTCGAGGTGCCGATCGCCTGTGGTCAGAAGACCGGCTGGTACTATGACCACCGCGAGAACCGCGAGCGCATGCTGCGTTATGCGGGGGGCGCTCGGGTGCTCGATGCCTTCAGTTATCTGGGCGCATGGGGCATCGAGGCGGCCGTCGCGGGGGCCGAGCGCGTCGTCTGCATCGAATCTTCGCCGATCGCAGCCGCAAGCATCGCCCGCCATGCCGCCATCAACCAAGTTGCCGACCGGGTGGAGGTCGTGCAGGCGGATGTCTTCGATACCTTGAAGTCGTTCGATCGATCCGGCGTACGCTTCGACCTCGTGGTCCTGGACCCCCCGGCCTTCATCAAGCGCCGCAAGGACCTGGAGGAGGGGTCCCTCGCCTATCGCCGGCTGAATCTATTGGCGATGACGCTCCTAAGCGCCGGCGGGACGCTGGTGTCGGCGTCCTGCTCCTCCCACCTCGCGCCCGAGCAGTTCGTCGATGCGCTGCGGCGCGCGGCACGGCGGCTCGACCGCGACCTCCAGGTCATCGCGCAGGGCCACCAGTCCCCCGACCATCCCGTACACCCGGCGATCCCGGAGACGAACTACCTCAAGACGCTGTTCTGCCGCGTGCTGTGA